The genome window GGAGATCCGGCGAACGTCACCGTGTTCGGGGAGTCCGCCGGCGCAATCAGCGTCGCGGCCCTCATGACCAGCCCCGGCGCGGCCGGGCTGTTCCACCGGGCGATCCTGCAGAGCGGCCCGCCGCACACGGTGTCGCGCCGCGAGGGCGCGAAGCCTGTACGGTCGATGGCGAAGAGACTGCGGATCCCGGCCACCGCCGAGGCGTTCGCGGCGGTGGACCGAGACCTGCTGCTGGACGCGCAGGCCGCCGTCGTCGACCGGTCCGACCCCATCGGCGGCGGTCCCGGCTTCCACATCGTGGTCGACGACGACGTGGTGCCCGCCGCCCCGCCCCCTCCCGAGGCCGACCTGCTGCTGGGCTGCAACCGGGAGGAGTACCGGCTGTGGTTCGTACCCGGCGGAACCGTGGACCGGATCAGCCGGCTCACCCTGCGGCTGGCACTGCTGAAGATCCGTGTCCCGCAACGCGTGGCACGCCTGTACCGAGCCACCCGGCCGCACGCCAAACCCGGCGAGATCCTGGGAGAAATGGCCACCGACCTGCTGCTGCGGGGGCCGCTCAACCGCCTCGCCGACTCCCGGCCCGCCCGCACCTTCGTCTACGAATTCTGCTGGCGCTCGCCCGTGATGGGACTCGGCGCGTGCCATGCGCTGGAACTCGGCTTCGTCTTCGACAACCTGCGCGCCGCCGAGGACCTGACCGGGCCCGGCGCGCCCCAGCCACTGGCCGACGCCATGCACCGGGCCTGGGTCGCCTTCGCCACCACCGGACAGCCGGGCTGGTCCGGCTGGAACGCGGACCGGCCCGTCATGGTCTTCGACCACCCCGGCGCCGGCCCGGTCCTCGCACCCCGGCACGAGGAACTCGGCGCCTGGCTCTGACAGATGACAGGCCGAACGCTCGCCGACGCCGGCCGTGGTTCATCCGCTTTCCGCTGCTCCTGCGGATCCCTGCCATCCGGTGACCCCGCGGTGATCCGCGGGCCCGGCCAGGTCCCTGGCGACGAGCGCCGCCTGGATCAGCCGCGCCTGCGCGGGAACCGCGACGTCGAGGGCCGTCAGCGTGGTCACTCGCTGCAACCGGTAGTCCAGGGTGTTGCGGTGGACGCACAGCTCCAACGCCGTCCGGCGGCGGTTGAGCCCCCGCTCCACGAACACGCGCAGCGTTTCGAGCAGGTACGGATGCTCCTCCAAGGGGTCGAGTTTGGCCGCCAGCCGCACCAGGCCGTCCCCGGGGCGCGCGAGCTGGTGCTCCAGCAGCACGTCATCGAGGCGGTAGCACCCGGGCGGGCGTCCCAGGCGCCGGACGAGATCCAGCACGCGGCCGGCCTCCTGCGCCGCCGAGGAGATGGCCGCCGGTACGGAGGAGCGGGCGGCGGCGGCGCGCACGGGCTGCCCCACGTCCTTCTCCAGCCGGGCCACCAGGCCCGGCACGTCGGACCTGCCCGGCAACAAGGCGATCCGAGCGACGTGGTCCATCAGCACAGGAATCCCGGTGAAGGCATCGAGCGAGGACTGCACCAATCTGCTCGGCGGGTCGGACTCGAACGGGAAGGCAACCACCTCGTACTCACCCACCACGGCCACCCGCGCCACACCCGCCAGCTCCTCGTACGGCCGTCCTTCCAGCAGGGCGCCGAGCAGGGCCCGCCGTACACGCTTGTCCTCGCTGTGGAGGTCTTCCCGGGCGTTCTGGTGGGCAAGGACTACCGCGGGCAGCGCGGCGTGCAGGCAGGCGAGCAGCTTGCCGCCCGCCCCGGCCAGCTCACCGGGCTCCGCGACCTCGGTCAGCGTCTGCCACCACACCTCGGCACCGATCAGGTACGCGGCGATCACCGCCTCCAGGGGGACGCGCTCCTCGGCCCGGCGCGCCGACCACTCGATGAGCCGGGTCAGATCGCCCGGCCCCAACGGACCCCCGCCGCCGTTGCGCAGTGCCCTGAGCAACAGCGCGTGCACCGCCGCGATGGACCGCGCCACCTCGCCCTGGAGGGTGGCGCGGGGCAGTGCCCCGTAGAACGGCGCCTCCGCCGCGCAGCGCGCGACCACGACGGCTGTGAGGCCACCGACCCGGGCGGCCATCCGGGCGTGCAGGTCCGACATCGGCGCATCGTCACACCGCCCCGGCCGTGCCGTCAATCGGAGCCCCGGGCCCGGCGGCGCGGGCAATGCGTCGGGCGTGTACCCGAACCGCTCCCGATCACCGACTCGTTGACGAAAGAGGCGACGTCACGTGGCACACCCGTAGCACTCCGTGGGGCACTACTGTCTGGACAGCGACAAGCTCGACGTACACGCCGTTGCGCTTCCCCGGTCAGTACTTCGACTCGGAAACTACCGTCTACACGCGTCGAGCAGGGCCGCCCCGTCTCGGCCGTGACGCTCGCTTGACGCTCCGGGCATGTGCAGGCCGCTCCTCGGAAGCGGTCACACCTCGTCTGACCTGCAGGTTCTCTGAATTTCGATCCTCGTGACGTCTTTCCGATGACGCATCATGTGGAGTGCGTGGCGATTTTGGAGCCTGCTGCTAAGGGTTCCTGACCTGGGGTTTTTGTTGCCCGAACGGGTCGCTCGACCTATTTCCCTTCGTGTAGCGGATCGAGCGGACAGACTGACCCTGGAGGTGGCTTGACCTGCGATTTCATGGTGGAAGCCACCGCGGCAGCGACGATTTCAGGGCCTCGCTTGAAAGATTCTTGACGCTCGGATGACGCTTGCTTCGAGGCGCTGGACCAACTGCATGGCTCTGGTCACTGGGGCGATCACGAGGCGATTTCGGTATCTCGGCGACCACGGCAGGCGGCCAGGTTCCCGGAGCCCTTGATGTGTTTCGGGTCGGGCAGCCGGTGAACTGTGTCGTGGGCGTAGGCGGGTTCGTGGCCGTCGCAGAAGAACTCAGGGGGCATCTTCAGTCTTGGCGTGAAGCCGTGGCCGACGTTTCCCAGGGCCGCGCCCGGACTGTTGGGATCGTTCGGAATCAGGCCGTCGGGGTTGGGCAGGATGGTGGGGACGTTGTCGGCATCCGGCGCGTCACTCTCTGCCCGGTTTCGGAGCGGACGAGGACTCAGAGGCTCAGCGGAGCGTTTCCGAGGGG of Streptomyces sp. NBC_01363 contains these proteins:
- a CDS encoding carboxylesterase/lipase family protein, with translation MDLIATTGQGKVRGRFHNGIATFLGIPYAAPPFGAHRFRAPAPVESWEGVRDALEYGPTAPKRPYRPPLDRLIPDPSIAGDDCLNLNVWTPSVGEGRLPVMVWIHGGSLRNGSASLPLYDGGAFARDGVVLVSVNYRLGVEGFGVFPDAPVNRGLLDQIAALIWVRDNISAFGGDPANVTVFGESAGAISVAALMTSPGAAGLFHRAILQSGPPHTVSRREGAKPVRSMAKRLRIPATAEAFAAVDRDLLLDAQAAVVDRSDPIGGGPGFHIVVDDDVVPAAPPPPEADLLLGCNREEYRLWFVPGGTVDRISRLTLRLALLKIRVPQRVARLYRATRPHAKPGEILGEMATDLLLRGPLNRLADSRPARTFVYEFCWRSPVMGLGACHALELGFVFDNLRAAEDLTGPGAPQPLADAMHRAWVAFATTGQPGWSGWNADRPVMVFDHPGAGPVLAPRHEELGAWL
- a CDS encoding CdaR family transcriptional regulator, translated to MSDLHARMAARVGGLTAVVVARCAAEAPFYGALPRATLQGEVARSIAAVHALLLRALRNGGGGPLGPGDLTRLIEWSARRAEERVPLEAVIAAYLIGAEVWWQTLTEVAEPGELAGAGGKLLACLHAALPAVVLAHQNAREDLHSEDKRVRRALLGALLEGRPYEELAGVARVAVVGEYEVVAFPFESDPPSRLVQSSLDAFTGIPVLMDHVARIALLPGRSDVPGLVARLEKDVGQPVRAAAARSSVPAAISSAAQEAGRVLDLVRRLGRPPGCYRLDDVLLEHQLARPGDGLVRLAAKLDPLEEHPYLLETLRVFVERGLNRRRTALELCVHRNTLDYRLQRVTTLTALDVAVPAQARLIQAALVARDLAGPADHRGVTGWQGSAGAAESG